One Mugil cephalus isolate CIBA_MC_2020 chromosome 10, CIBA_Mcephalus_1.1, whole genome shotgun sequence genomic window carries:
- the slc6a13 gene encoding sodium- and chloride-dependent GABA transporter 2 isoform X1 has protein sequence MMKGHTGDMENKVEHSNGHSRPLDIVPSTEEKMTERGQWGNKLEFVLSVAGEIIGLGNVWRFPYLCYKNGGGAFFIPYLIFLFACGIPVFFLETALGQYTTEGGITCWRKICPLFEGVGYATQVIVALLNIYYIVVLAWAIFFLFNSFTWDLPWASCNNTWNTDSCMAFQRGNSSINHHVNATSPVIEFWERRVLRLSSGIDHIGSLNWDLMICLAVAWVICYFCIWKGVKSTGKVVYFTATFPYIMLLILLVRGVTLPGASRGIHFYLYPDLDRLSDPQVWMDAGTQIFFSYAICLGCLTALGSYNKYNNNCYRDCLSLCFLNSGTSFIAGFAIFSILGFMSYEQNVPISEVAESGPGLAFIAYPRAVSMMPFSPLWACCFFIMIVFLGLDSQFVCVESLVTAMVDMYPSVFRRKNRRELFILAVAVVSFLMGLIMLTEGGMYIFQLFDYYAASGMCLLFVAIFETVCIAWVYGADRFYDNIEDMIGYRPGPLIKYCWLFFTPATCFATFAFSLIKYSPLKYNNEYVYPWWGHGIGWILALSSMLCIPLWVAVKLYTTPGTLRERLAFLTTPSTDLPKTKQEQERLMAIFAADGDSLRQKAPSTREGYFPVEEKDSHC, from the exons ATGATGAAAG GGCACACAGGAGATATGGAAAACAAGGTAGAACATTCTAATGGACACAGCAGGCCCCTGGACATCGTGCCCAGCACGGAGGAGAAGATGACGGAGAGGGGTCAGTGGGGCAACAAGCTGGAATTCGTTCTGTCCGTGGCTGGAGAGATAATTGGCCTCGGGAATGTTTGGCGTTTCCCCTACCTTTGTTATAAGAATGGAGGAG GGGCCTTTTTTATACCATACCTCATCTTCCTGTTTGCTTGTGGGATCCCGGTCTTCTTCCTGGAGACGGCTCTGGGTCAGTACACCACTGAGGGGGGCATCACCTGCTGGAGGAAAATCTGTCCATTGTTTGAAG gagTGGGTTACGCCACCCAGGTGATCGTTGCTCTGCTGAACATCTACTACATCGTCGTGTTAGCGTGGGCCATCTTCTTTCTGTTCAACTCCTTCACCTGGGATCTGCCCTGGGCGTCCTGCAACAACACTTGGAACACAG ATTCCTGCATGGCATTTCAGAGAGGGAATAGCTCCATCAATCACCATGTGAACGCCACATCTCCTGTCATTGAGTTCTGGGA GCGCAGAGTGCTGAGACTCTCCTCAGGGATCGACCACATTGGCTCACTGAACTGGGATCTAATGATCTGCCTGGCCGTTGCGTGGGTCATCTGCTACTTCTGCATCTGGAAGGGAGTCAAATCCACTGGCAAG gTTGTTTACTTCACAGCCACTTTCCCATATATCATGCTACTGATCCTACTGGTTAGAGGAGTAACCCTGCCGGGAGCCTCTAGAGGAATCCACTTCTACCTTTACCCTGACTTGGATCGACTGTCGGACCCTCAa GTATGGATGGATGCTGGAACTCAGATCTTCTTCTCCTACGCCATCTGTTTGGGCTGCCTCACCGCCCTGGGAAGCTACAACAAATATAACAACAACTGCTACCG GGattgcctgtctctctgtttcctgAACAGCGGTACCAGTTTTATTGCAGGCTTCGCCATCTTCTCCATCCTGGGCTTCATGTCCTATGAGCAAAATGTGCCCATCTCAGAAGTGGCAGAATCCG GTCCTGGTTTGGCTTTCATTGCCTATCCTCGCGCTGTGTCCATGATGCCTTTCTCTCCTCTATGGgcctgctgcttcttcatcATGATTGTCTTTCTGGGACTGGACAGTCAG tTCGTGTGTGTGGAGAGCCTGGTGACAGCCATGGTGGACATGTATCCCTCCGTCTTCCGCCGTAAGAACCGCAGGGAGCTTTTCATCCTGGCGGTGGCTGTGGTGTCCTTCCTCATGGGGCTCATCATGCTGACAGAG GGTGGCATGTACATCTTCCAGCTCTTTGACTACTATGCAGCCAGTGGAATGTGTCTGCTTTTCGTGGCTATATTCGAGACCGTTTGCATCGCTTGGGTTTATG GTGCTGATCGTTTCTATGACAACATAGAGGATATGATTGGCTATCGCCCCGGCCCTCTCATCAAATACTGCTGGCTTTTCTTCACCCCTGCCACATGCTTT gCAACATTCGCCTTCTCCTTGATCAAGTACTCGCCTCTGAAGTACAACAATGAATACGTTTACCCATGGTGGGGTCATGGGATTGGTTGGATCCTGGCTCTTTCCTCCATGCTTTGTATTCCCCTCTGGGTGGCAGTTAAACTGTACACCACCCCAGGAACACTGAGAGAA CGCCTTGCCTTTTTGACCACTCCCTCCACGGACTTACCGAAGACaaagcaggagcaggagaggcTGATGGCCATCTTTGCAGCCGACGGCGACAGCCTCCGCCAGAAAGCGCCTTCCACCAGGGAAGGCTACTTCCCTGTCGAAGAGAAGGATTCTCATTGCTAG
- the slc6a13 gene encoding sodium- and chloride-dependent GABA transporter 2 isoform X2, with product MENKVEHSNGHSRPLDIVPSTEEKMTERGQWGNKLEFVLSVAGEIIGLGNVWRFPYLCYKNGGGAFFIPYLIFLFACGIPVFFLETALGQYTTEGGITCWRKICPLFEGVGYATQVIVALLNIYYIVVLAWAIFFLFNSFTWDLPWASCNNTWNTDSCMAFQRGNSSINHHVNATSPVIEFWERRVLRLSSGIDHIGSLNWDLMICLAVAWVICYFCIWKGVKSTGKVVYFTATFPYIMLLILLVRGVTLPGASRGIHFYLYPDLDRLSDPQVWMDAGTQIFFSYAICLGCLTALGSYNKYNNNCYRDCLSLCFLNSGTSFIAGFAIFSILGFMSYEQNVPISEVAESGPGLAFIAYPRAVSMMPFSPLWACCFFIMIVFLGLDSQFVCVESLVTAMVDMYPSVFRRKNRRELFILAVAVVSFLMGLIMLTEGGMYIFQLFDYYAASGMCLLFVAIFETVCIAWVYGADRFYDNIEDMIGYRPGPLIKYCWLFFTPATCFATFAFSLIKYSPLKYNNEYVYPWWGHGIGWILALSSMLCIPLWVAVKLYTTPGTLRERLAFLTTPSTDLPKTKQEQERLMAIFAADGDSLRQKAPSTREGYFPVEEKDSHC from the exons ATGGAAAACAAGGTAGAACATTCTAATGGACACAGCAGGCCCCTGGACATCGTGCCCAGCACGGAGGAGAAGATGACGGAGAGGGGTCAGTGGGGCAACAAGCTGGAATTCGTTCTGTCCGTGGCTGGAGAGATAATTGGCCTCGGGAATGTTTGGCGTTTCCCCTACCTTTGTTATAAGAATGGAGGAG GGGCCTTTTTTATACCATACCTCATCTTCCTGTTTGCTTGTGGGATCCCGGTCTTCTTCCTGGAGACGGCTCTGGGTCAGTACACCACTGAGGGGGGCATCACCTGCTGGAGGAAAATCTGTCCATTGTTTGAAG gagTGGGTTACGCCACCCAGGTGATCGTTGCTCTGCTGAACATCTACTACATCGTCGTGTTAGCGTGGGCCATCTTCTTTCTGTTCAACTCCTTCACCTGGGATCTGCCCTGGGCGTCCTGCAACAACACTTGGAACACAG ATTCCTGCATGGCATTTCAGAGAGGGAATAGCTCCATCAATCACCATGTGAACGCCACATCTCCTGTCATTGAGTTCTGGGA GCGCAGAGTGCTGAGACTCTCCTCAGGGATCGACCACATTGGCTCACTGAACTGGGATCTAATGATCTGCCTGGCCGTTGCGTGGGTCATCTGCTACTTCTGCATCTGGAAGGGAGTCAAATCCACTGGCAAG gTTGTTTACTTCACAGCCACTTTCCCATATATCATGCTACTGATCCTACTGGTTAGAGGAGTAACCCTGCCGGGAGCCTCTAGAGGAATCCACTTCTACCTTTACCCTGACTTGGATCGACTGTCGGACCCTCAa GTATGGATGGATGCTGGAACTCAGATCTTCTTCTCCTACGCCATCTGTTTGGGCTGCCTCACCGCCCTGGGAAGCTACAACAAATATAACAACAACTGCTACCG GGattgcctgtctctctgtttcctgAACAGCGGTACCAGTTTTATTGCAGGCTTCGCCATCTTCTCCATCCTGGGCTTCATGTCCTATGAGCAAAATGTGCCCATCTCAGAAGTGGCAGAATCCG GTCCTGGTTTGGCTTTCATTGCCTATCCTCGCGCTGTGTCCATGATGCCTTTCTCTCCTCTATGGgcctgctgcttcttcatcATGATTGTCTTTCTGGGACTGGACAGTCAG tTCGTGTGTGTGGAGAGCCTGGTGACAGCCATGGTGGACATGTATCCCTCCGTCTTCCGCCGTAAGAACCGCAGGGAGCTTTTCATCCTGGCGGTGGCTGTGGTGTCCTTCCTCATGGGGCTCATCATGCTGACAGAG GGTGGCATGTACATCTTCCAGCTCTTTGACTACTATGCAGCCAGTGGAATGTGTCTGCTTTTCGTGGCTATATTCGAGACCGTTTGCATCGCTTGGGTTTATG GTGCTGATCGTTTCTATGACAACATAGAGGATATGATTGGCTATCGCCCCGGCCCTCTCATCAAATACTGCTGGCTTTTCTTCACCCCTGCCACATGCTTT gCAACATTCGCCTTCTCCTTGATCAAGTACTCGCCTCTGAAGTACAACAATGAATACGTTTACCCATGGTGGGGTCATGGGATTGGTTGGATCCTGGCTCTTTCCTCCATGCTTTGTATTCCCCTCTGGGTGGCAGTTAAACTGTACACCACCCCAGGAACACTGAGAGAA CGCCTTGCCTTTTTGACCACTCCCTCCACGGACTTACCGAAGACaaagcaggagcaggagaggcTGATGGCCATCTTTGCAGCCGACGGCGACAGCCTCCGCCAGAAAGCGCCTTCCACCAGGGAAGGCTACTTCCCTGTCGAAGAGAAGGATTCTCATTGCTAG
- the LOC125015397 gene encoding aldo-keto reductase family 1 member D1-like, which yields MNLTAENHTIPLSDGNRIPLLGLGTYGDPRTTPKGKALECVKLAIDVGYRHFDGALVYFNEHEVGQAIRDKIADGTVRREDIFYCGKLWNTFHPPELVRPALERTLKALKLGYVDLYIVELPMAFKPGNEFYPKDPNGKYIYHHTDLCATWEALEACKDAGLVKSLGVSNFNRRQLELLLNKPGLKHKPVSNQVECHPYFTQPKLLEYCRQNGIVIVGYCPIGSSRDASWVNVKCPPLLEDELLVSIGKKYKKSSAQVALRFNVQRGVVVIPKSFSPERIKHNFQIFDFSLTEEEMKAIEALNKNIRFVELLMWSDHPEYPFHDEY from the exons ACTCCCAAAGGCAAAGCGCTTGAGTGTGTCAAGCTGGCCATAGATGTGGGTTACAGGCACTTCGATGGCGCGTTGGTATATTTCAATGAGCATGAAGTTGGTCAAGCCATCAGAGACAAGATTGCTGATGGAACAGTTAGACGAGAGGACATCTTTTACTGTGGAAAG CTCTGGAATACCTTCCATCCACCAGAGTTGGTCAGACCGGCCTTGGAGAGGACGCTCAAAGCGTTGAAACTAGGCTATGTGGATCTCTACATTGTTGAGCTTCCTATGGCCTTCAAG CCTGGAAATGAATTTTATCCAAAAGATCCGAATGGAAAATACATCTACCACCACACAGACCTCTGTGCAACATGGGAG GCTTTGGAGGCCTGCAAAGATGCCGGTCTGGTTAAGTCTCTGGGAGTCTCCAACTTCAACCGCAgacagctggagctgctgctgaatAAGCCTGGCCTCAAACACAAGCCTGTGTCCAACCAG GTTGAATGCCATCCATATTTCACGCAACCCAAGCTTCTGGAGTACTGTCGTCAGAACGGCATTGTGATTGTCGGCTACTGCCCAATTGGCTCCTCCAGAGATGCGTCGTG GGTGAATGTGAAATGTCCTCCTCTGCTGGAGGATGAGCTTCTTGTCTCCATTGGGAAGAAGTACAAGAAGAGCAGTGCCCAGGTGGCCCTCCGCTTCAATGTGCAGAGAGGGGTCGTTGTGATTCCAAAGAGCTTCAGCCCCGAGAGGATTAAACATAACTTCCAG ATATTTGATTTTTCACTCACTGAGGAAGAAATGAAGGCCATCGAAGccctgaacaaaaacattcgCTTCGTGGAGCTGCTGAT GTGGAGTGATCATCCAGAGTACCCCTTTCATGATGAATACTGA